The Dendropsophus ebraccatus isolate aDenEbr1 chromosome 3, aDenEbr1.pat, whole genome shotgun sequence genome includes a region encoding these proteins:
- the LOC138787093 gene encoding cryptic protein-like, translating to MFWRDHVRLIVITFTLLAFHLKKASTSGILNRISLHTTSKPYRINDSIAMDTLIKINESTGVRKPQNNAALLPFTGLTDNRKLSKNCCMNGGTCVLGTFCACQKPFTGRYCEYDERKKNCANQIKHGDWVLRGCRLCRCTYGVLNCLREALQENCDPTNDDARLESCGTMLHSFTFIMFLILIRSYFGL from the exons GCTCATTGTAATAACATTTACACTCTTGgctttccatttaaaaaaag caagcacAAGTGGAATCCTTAACAGAATCAGCTTACATACAACATCAAAGCCTTACCGTATAAATGATAGCATTGCTATGGATACATTAATAAAAATCAATGAGAGCACTGGAGTCAGAAAGCCACAAAATAATGCAGCACTTCTACCGTTCACTGGCCTTACCGACA acCGTAAACTTAGCAAAAACTGCTGCATGAATGGAGGGACGTGCGTCCTAGGAACTTTCTGTGCCTGTCAAAAGCCTTTCACTGGAAGATACTGTGAATATGATGAAAGGAAAAA gaatTGTGCCAACCAAATCAAACATGGAGACTGGGTGCTGCGCGGCTGCAGGCTGTGCCGATGCACGTATGGCGTACTGAACTGCTTAAGAGAAGCATTGCAAGAGAATTGTG ACCCTACGAATGATGATGCCAGGCTAGAATCATGTGGAACAATGTTACATTCATTCACGTTCATTATGTTCCTTATATTAATTAGAAGTTACTTTGGACTTTGA